AATCAATAATTTGACCACAAGTAGTTGCAATAAAATCCCCAGTTAAATCATCTTCAAACCAACGCTTGTATTTATCTTCACTTTTAAGAGGTTCTTCATTACTCGCGGTTATGTCTTGGATCTGGACTAAGTAACCAGCGTTAATAGCAGCAATGTTCCATTCAATAAAAATAGTTTTAGGCTTTTTAAGAATATCATGGGAGCCATCTCCGCCATTTTGAAAATTTAGAGGAGTTTGGAATTTAATTAACCCTTTTTTAAGTAATTCTTCCTTTTTTGAAGCAACATAAGATTTATTAAATAAATTAAGTTTCGCACAATCTTTTAATGAGGAAGCTCCAGTAATTTTTAATGCTGATGGATTAGCATCAATTAACCTACCTTCTTTACTGTAAAAAAGAATTCCCATAGGAGATTTATCAAATATCTCTTTGAAATTATCGTAAGTGAGTTTTACTTTTATCCCTCCTCATGCCCAGATTATTAGATTGATTTTACACTATTTTATAGTTTATTATAGTGAATGATCAAATATTTTTGACGCTATTTAATAAGGTAATTTGTTTATAGTGCTTTCGAAAATACGATTCTCGAATACCTAAAATTTATAAGTTTAAACATTTACGTCACTGTAAAATAAGTTATGTTTAATTTAATAATTAGATTAGAACACATCCAAATTTTTAATCAAATAAATCTATCAAATATAAATAAAAATTAGACTATTAACTAGCACGTCAGGGAAATGTAAATTAAGAACTAAACAAACATTATTTAAAAAGAATTCAATTAAGCTAAATTAAAAATTAAAAAAGAATTGAGAATTTAAATTAATCTATATCCTCAAATCTGCCTTCTAATTTTTCCATTACACCAGGAAGACTTGTGTATTCCATTTCATCTGCAGGTAACCTGTGTGGTTCAAATGGGCCGTGCCTTCTCATATAATCTGCTATTTCTGCTGCCTGTTTCCTTGCAGGGTCGTATGCAGGATCATCGAACATATCAGCAGGTCCTACCAGTTCACCATCTGCAATCTGGAATCCAAGAGCCATAACTCGTGGAGGTCCGTCAAATCTTACAGGGTAAGCATTTTTCTGCCCTACAGGCATTAATGGGCCGTTGTGTGAACCTCTCATCCATCCGCCGACTAAGTGTGGGAATGCAAATGGTTCTACAACTTCTCCAGCAGCAGGGAATCCTGATTGTGACCTTACAATTGCAACTGGGTCATCTTTACCAACATATGATCCAGCCATTAAGTTTAATCTTTCTGTACTTATTGCAGCTGCTATTTCATTGTCGTCTTTTCTTATAACACGTTTTATTACGTATCTGCTTATTGATCCAAGAAGTGCGAGTGCATCGTACATTTCTTCAGGACAGTTCATTATAACTTTTTTGTGTTCCATTACATCAAATATTTCAAATTTGTATCCGTTGTGTAATGAAGGGTCTATTACAAGTCCAGCTGTGTTAAAAGGGTCTGCAAACATTCTAAAAATAGGTAAGTTAAATGCACCAGGTTCTGTTTTATCGCAACAGAAAACAACTACAGGGTCACTTGGCCTTTCTTTAAATTCCATCTCTGCTACACCATGGCCCATTCCTTTGATGTTTCCTGAGAATGTGTCTGAGAGAAGGTCTTGACCTGCACCATAAAGTTTTAAATCTTTTGCGATTGCAGTTGCTTCCATAAATGCATTAAATGCTAATTCATGGATTTCTTTATTTTCTTCACCCTGTTTGTGGGTCATTATAAGTTCTGTGTCGTCCCCACAGTTGGTTATATAATAGTCTGTAAGAAGTTCTTCTTCTTTTGCCTTTGCAAGGATTTCTTCACATTTTGCAAGTAATGCAGGGTGAGCTATTCCATGTCCTGCAACACTTCCAACGTCTGCTTTAATTACGCTAATTGTAGTTTTCATATAAAAATTCCTCCAATTAATATAAAAATCTTTGATTTTTGAAGTTGAGGAAATATTCTATTTCCGAACCTTTCGAAATCTGTCAAAACCTTAAAAAAATCCCTCAAAAATTCGAAGAATTTTTGGGGCACGAAAATAGAAGATTTTCGCGGTTACAAAATCTCTGATTTTGTAAACATTTTTCTCCAGCTTTGATTTTGACGCCACAAAAATGAAATTTTTGCAGGCTCCGATTTCGAATGCCTACAAAACCGACGGTCTTCAAAATCATCAAAAATCTACGATTTTTGTGAGATAGAAAATGCTATTGCATTTTCTATATCTTTGATTTTGAGACCTCATAAACAAAGTTTATGAAGGTTTTGCGGCCGTAAAAATTCGTAGAATTTTTACATGCCTGAACACTGCCAAAATTTACAATTTTGACGTTTACGAAATTGAAAATTTCGTAAGCGAAAAATGGAATTTTTCGCATGCATCGAAAAACTTCGTTTTTCGAATGCCGTTGGAAAATCTACGATTTTTCGGGCAGCAAACATCTTGTGTTTGCATGCTTCGTGTTCGACGCACGAAAATCTGTCAAAATTCTTTGAATTTTGTCAGCTTTGATTTTTGTGGTTGTAAAAAACTGATTAAAGGTGGATTCAGTTATTTCAAATGAACAGTTTAAAGTTCAAAAATATTAAAAACATTGATACCTTTTATATCACCCTTAACTCTATAAAAAATATGATTCTGTATCAATATAAAACTTACTATGTCACTGTTTTCCTGAAATTTTCTAGAATTTTATTTAATATTAAATAGTCATGTTAAATATCTATTATACTCATAAATTTATTATACTCATTGATTTAATTAATTTACAGATTGAATGAAATGATTTAATTAATAGTAAAATGGATTCATAAAATTTAAGAGCATATACCTGAAAAACTATTTAGATTCTATTTTACTTTTAACCTCAAGGGCCATTTCCATTGTGGTGGC
This Methanobacterium bryantii DNA region includes the following protein-coding sequences:
- the fbp gene encoding fructose-1,6-bisphosphate aldolase/phosphatase; this encodes MKTTISVIKADVGSVAGHGIAHPALLAKCEEILAKAKEEELLTDYYITNCGDDTELIMTHKQGEENKEIHELAFNAFMEATAIAKDLKLYGAGQDLLSDTFSGNIKGMGHGVAEMEFKERPSDPVVVFCCDKTEPGAFNLPIFRMFADPFNTAGLVIDPSLHNGYKFEIFDVMEHKKVIMNCPEEMYDALALLGSISRYVIKRVIRKDDNEIAAAISTERLNLMAGSYVGKDDPVAIVRSQSGFPAAGEVVEPFAFPHLVGGWMRGSHNGPLMPVGQKNAYPVRFDGPPRVMALGFQIADGELVGPADMFDDPAYDPARKQAAEIADYMRRHGPFEPHRLPADEMEYTSLPGVMEKLEGRFEDID